The following proteins come from a genomic window of Plectropomus leopardus isolate mb chromosome 11, YSFRI_Pleo_2.0, whole genome shotgun sequence:
- the pias1b gene encoding E3 SUMO-protein ligase PIAS1 codes for MAESAELKQMVMSLRVSELQVLLGYAGRNKHGRKHELLTKALHLLKAGCSPAVQMKIKELYRRRFPTKMVSPVDLALPGVHSASSLPAGLAQLGFDSHGSPSPLLPVSLLGPKHELSLPHLPSALHPVHPDVKLQRLPFYDVLDELIKPTSLASENSQRFQEACYAFALTPQQVQQISSSMDISGTKCDFAVQVQLRFCLSETSCPQEDHFPPNLCVKVNGKPCNLPGYLPPTKNGVEPKRPSRPINITSLVRLSTTVPNTIVVSWTSEIGRSFSMAVYLVRQQSSAVLLQRLRSKGIRNPDHSRALIKEKLTADPESEIATTSLRVSLLCPLGKMRLTIPCRAMTCSHLQCFDATLYIQMNEKKPTWVCPVCDKKAPYEHLIIDGLFMEILNSCSDCDEIQFKEDGNWAPMRSKKEVQEVSASYNGVDSDSSRTETHEQKRGSSNDNSKRVDVIDLTLDSSSEDELDDEPPPKRPCPSLSPVSPPPNKGVLNLHSHASPVSRAPSMPPVETSYIPPPPPLIQDYRHYYHTTSDLPDLNFFSFLQGDNQHYNMVMAAAAAASASASEDHDLLLNRFLPYGSSPMLREQPGTPGSSTLAATNGGSNSGSTSSLVSSSSLRDRDKDRERDRDRDSHTISGLSRSSVEAAAAAAIYGSISDVISLD; via the exons ATGGCGGAGAGTGCGGAACTGAAG CAAATGGTAATGAGCCTTCGAGTTTCGGAGCTCCAAGTGTTGTTGGGGTATGCAGGACGGAATAAGCACGGGCGCAAACACGAACTTTTGACCAAAGCTCTCCACCTACTCAAGGCCGGTTGCAGTCCTGCAGTGCAGATGAAGATCAAAGAGCTCTACAGACGGCGTTTCCCAACCAAAATGGTTTCACCAGTGGACCTGGCACTGCCCGGCGTTCATTCTGCCTCCAGCCTGCCCGCTGGCCTCGCCCAGCTGGGATTTGACAGCCACGGTTCCCCGTCGCCTCTGCTGCCCGTTTCTTTACTCGGGCCTAAGCACGAGCTGAGTCTGCCTCACCTCCCCTCCGCCCTGCACCCTGTACACCCTGATGTCAAGCTCCAGAGATTGCCATTCTACGACGTTCTGGATGAGCTCATTAAGCCAACCAGCCTGG CCTCAGAAAACAGTCAGCGGTTCCAGGAAGCATGTTATGCCTTCGCACTAACACCACAGCAAGTTCAACAGATCAGCAGCTCCAT GGACATATCGGGGACCAAATGTGACTTTGCTGTTCAAGTCCAGTTAAG attttgtttatCAGAGACAAGCTGTCCCCAGGAGGATCATTTCCCCCCTAATCTGTGTGTGAAGGTGAACGGCAAACCCTGTAATCTCCCG GGATATCTTCCTCCAACCAAAAATGGAGTAGAACCAAAAAGGCCCAGTCGCCCCATCAACATAACCTCTCTCGTCCGACTGTCCACAACAGTCCCCAACACAATTGTGGTGTCATGGACTTCAGAAATTGGGAGG AGTTTTTCCATGGCTGTGTATCTGGTGAGACAGCAGTCGTCTGCAGTGTTGTTGCAAAGACTACGGTCCAAAGGAATCAGGAACCCTGACCACTCAAGAGCTCTGA tcAAAGAGAAATTAACAGCCGATCCAGAGAGCGAGATCGCCACCACCAGTCTACGAGTCTCTCTGCTGTGTCCT CTGGGGAAGATGAGGCTGACAATCCCGTGCAGAGCGATGACCTGCTCTCACCTTCAATGCTTCGATGCCACACTCTACATCCAAATGAATGAGAAGAAGCCGACCTGGGTGTGTCCAGTCTGTGACAAAAAGGCACCGTACGAGCACCTCATCATTGACGG GTTGTTCATGGAAATCTTGAATAGCTGTTCTGACTGTGATGAAATCCAGTTCAAAGAGGATGGAAACTGGGCCCCCATGAGGTCGAAAAAAGAGGTGCAGGAAGTGTCTGCTTCATACAACGGTGTAGACAGCG ATTCGTCTCGGACAGAAACGCACGAGCAGAAACGGGGATCGTCTAACGACAACAGCAAAAGAGTGGATGTGATTGACCTGACACTGGATAGCTCCTCAGAGGACGAGCTAGATGATGAGCCGCCTCCTAAAAGGCCCTGTCCCTCGCTGTCACCTGTCTCTCCGCCTCCAAACAAAGG TGTACTGAACCTACACAGCCATGCCTCACCTGTAAGCAGAGCTCCCAGCATGCCCCCTGTGGAGACCAGCtacattcctcctcctcctcctcttatcCAGGACTATCGCCACTATTATCACACAACCAGTGACCTGCCAG ATCTAAATTTCTTCTCCTTCCTCCAAGGCGACAATCAG CATTACAACATGGTGATGGCTGCAGCGGCGGCTGCATCAGCGTCAGCCTCAGAGGACCACGACCTGCTCCTCAACCGTTTTCTGCCGTACGGCTCCTCTCCAATGTTACGGGAGCAGCCGGGCACCCCGGGGAGCAGCACGCTAGCGGCCACTAACGGAGGCAGCAACAGTGGCA